The following coding sequences are from one Mesorhizobium onobrychidis window:
- the acs gene encoding acetate--CoA ligase gives MSEVHVHRVQPAWKKNALIDNDTYLKWYAESVKNPDKFWGKHGKRIDWFKPYSKVKNTSFNGKVSIKWFEDGETNVSWNCIDRHLKKRGDQTAIVWEGDNPYDDRKITYSELYEHVCRLANVMKKHGVKKGDRVTIYMPMIPETAYAMLACTRIGAIHSVVFGGFSPDALAGRIVDCESTFVITTDEGLRGGKPIPLKDNTDKAIDIAAKNFVMVNKVVVVRRTGGKVGWAPGRDVWYHDEIASVKAECKPEKMKAEDPLFILYTSGSTGKPKGVLHTTAGYLVYASMTHQYVFDYHDGDIFWCTADVGWVTGHSYIVYGPLANGATTLMFEGVPNYPSQSRFWEVIDKHKVNIFYTAPTALRALMGAGDAHVTKTSRKSLRVLGTVGEPINPEAWEWYFNLVGNGKVPIVDTWWQTETGGILITPLPGATDLKAGSATRPFFGVRPQLVDGDGKVLDGAADGNLCITDSWPGQMRTVYGDHQRFVQTYFSTYKGKYFTGDGCRRDADGYYWITGRVDDVINVSGHRMGTAEVESALVSHDKVSEAAVVGYPHDIKGQGIYCYVTLMAGEKAGEELRKELVAHVRKDIGAIATPDKIQFAPGLPKTRSGKIMRRILRKIAEDDFAALGDTSTLADPAVVDDLVANRQNKRT, from the coding sequence ATGTCCGAGGTTCATGTCCATCGCGTCCAGCCGGCGTGGAAGAAGAACGCACTGATCGACAATGACACCTATTTGAAATGGTATGCCGAGAGCGTGAAGAACCCGGACAAGTTCTGGGGCAAGCACGGCAAGCGCATCGACTGGTTCAAGCCCTACAGCAAGGTCAAGAACACCTCCTTCAACGGCAAGGTCTCGATCAAATGGTTCGAGGACGGCGAGACCAACGTTTCCTGGAACTGCATCGACCGGCATCTGAAGAAGCGCGGCGACCAGACCGCCATCGTCTGGGAAGGCGACAATCCCTACGACGACAGGAAGATCACCTATAGCGAGCTTTACGAGCATGTCTGCCGGCTCGCCAATGTGATGAAGAAGCACGGCGTCAAGAAGGGCGACCGCGTTACCATCTACATGCCGATGATCCCTGAAACGGCCTACGCGATGCTTGCCTGCACGCGCATCGGCGCCATCCATTCGGTGGTCTTTGGCGGCTTCTCGCCGGATGCATTGGCCGGCCGCATCGTCGACTGCGAATCGACTTTCGTCATCACCACCGATGAAGGCCTGCGCGGCGGCAAGCCGATTCCGTTGAAAGACAACACCGACAAGGCGATCGACATCGCCGCGAAGAATTTCGTGATGGTCAACAAGGTCGTCGTCGTGCGCCGCACCGGTGGCAAGGTTGGCTGGGCTCCGGGGCGCGACGTCTGGTACCACGACGAGATCGCTTCGGTGAAGGCGGAGTGCAAGCCGGAGAAGATGAAGGCCGAGGACCCTTTGTTCATCCTCTACACATCAGGCTCGACCGGCAAGCCGAAGGGCGTGCTGCACACCACGGCCGGCTATCTCGTCTACGCCTCGATGACCCACCAATATGTCTTCGACTACCATGACGGCGACATCTTCTGGTGCACCGCCGATGTCGGCTGGGTCACCGGCCACAGCTACATCGTCTACGGACCACTCGCCAACGGCGCCACCACGCTGATGTTCGAAGGCGTGCCGAACTATCCGTCGCAATCCCGCTTCTGGGAGGTCATCGACAAGCACAAGGTCAACATCTTCTACACGGCGCCGACGGCGTTGCGCGCCCTGATGGGCGCTGGCGATGCCCATGTCACCAAGACGTCGCGCAAATCATTGCGCGTGCTCGGCACGGTCGGCGAGCCGATCAATCCGGAAGCCTGGGAGTGGTATTTCAACCTCGTCGGCAACGGCAAGGTGCCGATCGTCGACACATGGTGGCAGACCGAGACCGGCGGCATCCTGATCACGCCGCTGCCCGGCGCCACCGACCTGAAGGCAGGCTCCGCGACGCGGCCCTTCTTCGGTGTCAGGCCACAACTGGTCGACGGCGACGGCAAGGTGCTGGATGGGGCGGCCGACGGCAATCTTTGCATCACGGACTCATGGCCGGGCCAGATGCGCACCGTCTATGGCGATCACCAGCGCTTCGTGCAGACCTATTTTTCGACCTACAAGGGCAAGTACTTCACTGGCGACGGCTGTCGCCGCGACGCCGATGGCTACTACTGGATCACCGGCCGCGTCGACGACGTCATCAACGTCTCAGGCCACCGCATGGGCACGGCCGAGGTCGAATCCGCGCTCGTCAGCCACGACAAGGTTTCCGAGGCCGCGGTCGTCGGCTATCCGCACGACATCAAGGGCCAGGGCATCTACTGTTACGTCACCCTGATGGCCGGCGAGAAAGCGGGCGAGGAGTTGCGCAAGGAACTCGTCGCCCATGTCCGCAAGGACATCGGCGCCATCGCCACACCCGACAAGATCCAGTTCGCTCCGGGCCTGCCGAAAACCCGTTCGGGCAAGATCATGCGGCGTATCCTGCGCAAGATCGCCGAGGACGATTTTGCCGCACTCGGCGATACCTCGACGCTGGCCGATCCGGCGGTCGTCGACGATCTCGTCGCCAACCGGCAGAACAAGAGGACCTGA
- a CDS encoding usg protein translates to MRDHSEMDLMLKGYGLTTAKILYHFPDHPHLLQSFIWQDYDIAPKFPVLIRFIEFWQTKLDGPLHSVSYTHQKLIAPNEWHKVDGEFVLH, encoded by the coding sequence ATGCGCGACCATTCCGAAATGGACCTGATGCTCAAGGGCTATGGCTTGACCACGGCCAAGATTCTTTATCACTTTCCCGATCACCCGCATCTGCTGCAGAGCTTCATCTGGCAGGACTACGACATCGCCCCGAAATTTCCGGTGCTGATCCGGTTCATCGAGTTCTGGCAGACCAAGCTCGATGGCCCGCTGCATTCGGTGAGCTATACGCACCAGAAGCTGATCGCGCCCAATGAGTGGCACAAGGTCGACGGCGAGTTCGTGCTGCATTAG
- a CDS encoding aldo/keto reductase: protein MDYRRLGASGLKVPALSFGAGTFGGSGPLFGAWGNSDATEARRLVDICLEAGVNLFDTADVYSNGASEEVLGAAIKGRRDAVLISTKTSLPTGDGPNDAGSSRSRLIKAVEGALKRLGTDYIDLLQLHAFDAATPIEEVLSTLDSLVRAGKLRYVGVSNFSGWQVMKSLGLADKHGYPRYVAHQVYYSLVGRDYEWELMPLGLDQGVGALVWSPLGWGRLTGKIRRGEPLPEKSRLHDTAGFGPPVEDEQLYRVVDALDAVANETGKTVPQIAINWLLQRPTVASVIIGARNEEQLRQNLGAVGWSLTSDQMKKLDAASEVTAPYPYFPYRRQEAFARLSPPAV, encoded by the coding sequence ATGGATTATCGACGTCTTGGCGCCTCGGGCCTGAAGGTCCCGGCGCTCTCGTTCGGCGCCGGCACCTTCGGCGGTTCCGGCCCGCTGTTCGGCGCCTGGGGCAACAGCGATGCGACGGAAGCGCGGCGGCTGGTCGACATCTGCCTTGAGGCCGGCGTCAACCTGTTCGATACCGCCGACGTCTATTCGAACGGCGCCTCCGAAGAGGTGCTCGGCGCGGCGATCAAGGGCCGCCGCGATGCCGTGCTGATCTCGACCAAGACCTCGCTGCCGACGGGCGACGGACCAAACGATGCCGGCTCCTCCCGTTCGCGTCTCATCAAGGCCGTCGAGGGCGCACTGAAGCGGCTCGGCACCGACTACATCGACCTGCTGCAACTGCACGCTTTCGACGCCGCAACGCCGATCGAGGAGGTGCTGTCGACGCTGGACAGTCTCGTGCGCGCCGGCAAGCTGCGCTATGTCGGCGTCTCCAACTTTTCCGGCTGGCAAGTGATGAAATCGCTCGGTCTGGCGGACAAGCACGGCTACCCGCGCTACGTTGCCCATCAGGTCTATTACTCGCTGGTCGGGCGCGACTATGAATGGGAACTGATGCCGCTCGGCCTCGACCAGGGCGTTGGCGCGCTGGTGTGGAGCCCGCTCGGCTGGGGCCGCCTGACCGGCAAGATCCGCCGCGGCGAGCCACTGCCGGAAAAAAGCCGGTTGCACGACACCGCAGGCTTCGGGCCGCCGGTCGAGGACGAACAGCTCTACAGGGTTGTCGACGCGCTCGACGCTGTCGCCAACGAAACCGGCAAGACCGTGCCACAGATCGCCATCAACTGGTTGCTGCAGCGGCCGACCGTCGCCTCCGTCATCATCGGCGCGCGCAACGAGGAGCAGCTGCGCCAGAACCTCGGTGCCGTCGGTTGGTCATTGACATCCGATCAGATGAAGAAGCTCGACGCGGCAAGCGAAGTCACCGCACCCTATCCGTATTTCCCCTATCGCCGGCAGGAAGCCTTCGCCCGGCTCAGCCCGCCTGCGGTCTGA
- a CDS encoding MFS transporter, protein MPLALYALAAGAFGIGVTEFVIMGLLLDVSTDLGVSISAAGQLISGYALGVVIGAPLLTIATGRWPRKAVLLTLMAIFTLGNLACALAPDYWTLMGARVLTAFAHGTFFGVGSVVATGLVAPNKKASAIALMFTGLTIANILGVPFGTWLGQAFGWRATFWAVTLVGIVAFAIILLLVPRSQAALEKSDLRGDLAVLGRAPVLLGFATTVLGYAGVFAVFTYIAPLLTETTGFQAAAVSPILLVFGGGLIAGNLLGGKFADRWLVPSVLGSLVVLALVLGTMTFALHGQTMAVIYVGLLGAAAFATVAPLQMWVLEKAQGAGQSLASSFNIAAFNLGNAAGAWLGGVVIAHGPGLGAITWVAALLPLSALGVAALALRLDYSAARPLGRAKDAVAL, encoded by the coding sequence ATGCCTCTTGCTCTTTATGCCCTCGCCGCCGGTGCCTTCGGCATCGGTGTCACCGAATTCGTCATCATGGGCCTGCTGCTCGACGTCAGCACCGATCTCGGCGTCTCGATCTCGGCTGCCGGCCAGTTGATTTCAGGCTATGCGCTGGGCGTCGTCATCGGCGCGCCGCTGCTGACGATCGCCACCGGCCGCTGGCCACGCAAGGCCGTGCTTCTGACGCTGATGGCGATCTTCACGCTGGGCAACCTCGCCTGTGCGCTGGCCCCCGACTACTGGACGCTGATGGGTGCCCGCGTGCTCACCGCCTTTGCCCACGGCACCTTCTTCGGCGTTGGGTCGGTCGTTGCGACCGGGCTGGTGGCGCCCAACAAGAAGGCCTCGGCGATCGCCCTGATGTTCACCGGACTGACCATCGCCAACATCCTCGGCGTTCCCTTCGGCACCTGGCTCGGCCAGGCCTTCGGCTGGCGCGCGACCTTCTGGGCGGTAACGCTGGTCGGCATCGTCGCCTTCGCCATCATTCTGCTGCTGGTGCCGCGCAGCCAGGCGGCGCTAGAAAAGAGCGACTTGCGCGGCGATCTCGCCGTGCTCGGCCGCGCTCCGGTTCTGCTTGGCTTCGCCACCACCGTGCTTGGCTATGCCGGCGTCTTCGCCGTCTTCACCTACATCGCCCCCTTGCTGACCGAGACCACCGGTTTCCAAGCAGCAGCCGTGTCGCCGATCCTGCTTGTCTTCGGCGGCGGCCTCATCGCCGGCAATCTGCTCGGCGGCAAGTTCGCCGACCGCTGGCTGGTGCCTTCGGTTCTCGGCAGTCTTGTCGTGCTGGCGCTGGTGCTCGGCACGATGACCTTTGCCCTGCACGGCCAGACGATGGCAGTCATCTATGTCGGCCTGCTCGGCGCCGCCGCCTTCGCCACAGTGGCGCCGTTGCAGATGTGGGTGCTGGAAAAGGCGCAAGGCGCCGGCCAGAGCCTGGCCTCGTCCTTCAACATCGCCGCCTTCAATCTCGGCAATGCCGCCGGCGCCTGGCTTGGCGGCGTGGTCATCGCCCATGGTCCCGGCCTTGGCGCCATCACCTGGGTCGCCGCCTTGCTGCCGCTTTCGGCGCTCGGCGTCGCCGCACTGGCGCTTCGCCTCGACTACAGTGCCGCGCGTCCTCTTGGACGCGCAAAGGACGCTGTAGCACTTTGA
- a CDS encoding LysR family transcriptional regulator, giving the protein MARPDINRSGEIEVFVRVVEAGSFSAAARALRMTPSAVSKLIARLEARLGARLVSRSTRKLQLTPEGAAFYDSGVRILAEMAAAEREAAAGAAPRGRLRVNSYVPFGQHRLIPLLPRFLDRYPEITIDLVLTDHVIDLMEERADVAIRAGPLGESRLVARKLGQSRVVVVAAPSYLRTHGTPRTPADLDHHNRMGFCFVRHVDGWPFVDVAGKALIVPITGNALVSDGEAMRLMALSGAGIARLARWHVEPDIAAGRLAPLLEDFNPSDEELTHAVYVGQGKHLPARVRAFLDFLVETVRLT; this is encoded by the coding sequence ATGGCGAGACCCGACATCAATCGCTCCGGCGAGATCGAAGTGTTTGTCCGCGTCGTCGAGGCGGGCAGCTTTTCGGCCGCCGCTCGTGCGCTGCGGATGACGCCGTCCGCGGTGAGCAAGCTGATCGCGCGGCTGGAAGCCCGTCTTGGCGCGCGGCTGGTCAGCCGCTCGACACGCAAGCTGCAACTGACCCCGGAGGGGGCGGCTTTCTACGACAGCGGCGTGCGCATCCTGGCCGAGATGGCGGCAGCCGAGCGCGAGGCGGCGGCGGGTGCCGCCCCGCGCGGCCGGCTGCGCGTCAACAGCTACGTGCCGTTCGGGCAGCACCGGCTGATCCCGCTCTTGCCGCGCTTCCTCGATCGCTATCCGGAAATCACCATCGATCTGGTTTTGACCGATCATGTCATCGACCTGATGGAGGAGCGCGCCGATGTTGCCATCCGCGCCGGGCCGCTCGGCGAATCACGGTTGGTGGCGCGCAAACTAGGACAGAGCCGGGTGGTCGTCGTCGCCGCGCCGTCCTACCTCAGGACGCATGGCACGCCCCGAACGCCGGCCGATCTCGATCATCACAACCGGATGGGTTTCTGCTTCGTGCGCCATGTCGACGGCTGGCCATTCGTCGACGTGGCCGGCAAGGCCCTCATCGTCCCGATCACCGGAAATGCGCTGGTCAGCGATGGCGAGGCGATGCGGCTGATGGCGCTCTCCGGAGCGGGCATCGCCCGGCTGGCGCGCTGGCATGTGGAGCCGGACATCGCCGCCGGGCGACTGGCACCGCTTCTGGAGGACTTCAACCCAAGCGACGAGGAGCTCACCCACGCCGTCTATGTCGGCCAGGGCAAGCATTTGCCGGCTCGGGTGCGGGCTTTTCTCGACTTTTTGGTCGAGACGGTCCGGCTGACCTGA
- a CDS encoding aldo/keto reductase: MRYNQLGNTGMFVSELCLGTMTFGAAGENAQWGLIASLDQDGVDRIVERSLAAGVNFFDTADVYSFGASERLLGQSLRNLGVKRQDVIIATKVHGAMGDGPNQRGSSRGHIMDSVEGSLKRLQLDHIDLYQLHGTDTVTPIDETLRALDDLVVSGKVRYIGVSNWAAWRIAKALGIAERKGFARFETVQSYYSIAGRDLEREIVPLLNEEKLGLMVWSPMAGGLLSGKYGPGAPGNGEGRRASFNFPPVNEDRAWAAVAVMREIAAKHGVSVATVALGYVLAKPFVMSVIVGASRMEQLEQNLAATELTLDSDDLARLDEISALPPEYPGWMIERQAAGRRPAPFAPKR, from the coding sequence ATGCGCTATAATCAACTTGGAAACACGGGGATGTTCGTCTCCGAACTTTGCCTCGGCACTATGACCTTCGGCGCCGCCGGCGAAAACGCCCAATGGGGCCTGATCGCCAGCCTCGACCAGGATGGCGTCGACAGGATCGTCGAGCGTTCGCTCGCCGCCGGCGTCAATTTCTTCGACACGGCGGACGTCTATTCCTTCGGCGCATCGGAACGGCTTCTTGGCCAGTCGCTGAGGAATCTCGGCGTCAAGCGGCAAGATGTGATCATCGCCACCAAAGTCCATGGCGCCATGGGCGACGGCCCGAACCAGCGCGGCTCCTCGCGCGGCCACATCATGGACTCGGTCGAGGGCAGTCTCAAGCGGCTGCAGCTCGACCATATCGATCTCTATCAGCTTCACGGCACCGACACAGTGACGCCGATTGATGAGACACTCAGGGCGCTCGACGATCTGGTTGTCAGCGGCAAGGTCCGCTATATCGGCGTTTCGAACTGGGCGGCCTGGCGCATCGCCAAGGCATTGGGCATCGCCGAACGCAAGGGCTTCGCCCGTTTTGAGACGGTCCAGTCCTACTATTCGATCGCCGGCCGTGATCTGGAGCGCGAGATCGTTCCGCTGCTCAACGAGGAGAAGCTTGGGCTGATGGTTTGGTCGCCGATGGCGGGCGGTCTGCTCTCCGGCAAATACGGACCCGGCGCGCCCGGCAATGGCGAGGGCCGTCGCGCCAGCTTCAATTTCCCGCCGGTCAATGAAGACCGCGCCTGGGCGGCGGTTGCCGTCATGCGCGAGATCGCCGCCAAGCATGGCGTCAGCGTCGCTACGGTGGCACTCGGCTATGTGCTGGCAAAGCCCTTCGTGATGAGCGTGATCGTCGGCGCCAGCCGCATGGAGCAGCTCGAACAGAACCTTGCCGCCACCGAGTTGACGCTCGATAGCGACGATCTTGCTCGTCTCGACGAAATCAGCGCGCTGCCCCCCGAATATCCGGGCTGGATGATCGAGCGCCAAGCGGCTGGCCGGCGTCCGGCGCCCTTTGCACCGAAAAGGTAA
- a CDS encoding YggS family pyridoxal phosphate-dependent enzyme has translation MASAVEQFFTAKAKIAAAEGEAGRKAGAVTLVAVSKTFDAADIRPVIEAGHCIFGENRVQEAQAKWPALKEHFPDIELHLIGPLQSNKTKEAVALFDVIETVDRDKIAAELAKEIARQGRSPRLYVQVNTGSEPQKAGIEPREAVAFVTRCRDVHGLAIEGLMCIPPADENPGPHFALLEKLRTEAGVEKLSMGMSGDYETAIAFGATSVRVGSAIFGSR, from the coding sequence ATGGCGAGCGCCGTCGAACAGTTTTTCACGGCTAAGGCTAAGATCGCAGCCGCCGAGGGCGAGGCGGGACGGAAAGCCGGCGCGGTGACGCTGGTCGCGGTCTCGAAGACCTTCGACGCCGCCGATATCCGCCCGGTCATCGAGGCCGGCCACTGTATCTTCGGCGAGAACCGCGTCCAGGAAGCACAAGCCAAATGGCCGGCGCTGAAAGAGCACTTCCCCGACATCGAGCTGCATCTGATCGGCCCGCTGCAATCCAACAAGACGAAGGAAGCGGTCGCGCTGTTCGACGTTATCGAGACGGTCGATCGCGACAAGATCGCCGCCGAACTGGCCAAGGAAATCGCCAGACAGGGCCGGTCACCACGGCTCTACGTCCAGGTCAACACCGGCTCGGAACCACAAAAGGCCGGCATCGAACCGCGCGAGGCCGTCGCCTTCGTCACCCGCTGCCGCGACGTCCATGGTCTCGCCATCGAAGGTCTGATGTGCATTCCGCCGGCCGACGAGAATCCCGGTCCGCATTTCGCGCTGCTGGAAAAGCTCAGGACGGAGGCCGGCGTCGAAAAGCTCTCCATGGGCATGTCCGGCGATTACGAGACGGCCATCGCCTTCGGCGCAACCAGCGTCAGGGTCGGCTCGGCGATTTTCGGCAGCCGTTAG